The proteins below come from a single Athene noctua chromosome 6, bAthNoc1.hap1.1, whole genome shotgun sequence genomic window:
- the TTC8 gene encoding tetratricopeptide repeat protein 8 isoform X7, whose protein sequence is MVYVDEIDMDEEGIAEMMLDENAIAQVARPGTSLKLPGTSQGGGPSPAVRPVTQSGRPITGFVRPSTQSGRPSTVEQAIKTPRTGLTARPITSASGRYVRLGTASMLTNPDGPFINLSRLNLAKYAQKPKLAKALFDYIFHHENDVKNALDLAALATEHAQFKDWWWKVQIGKCYYRLGLYREAEKQFKSALKQQDMVDTVLYLAKVYLRLDQPVTALNLFKQGLDRFPGEVALICGIARIYEEMNNISSAAEYYKDVLKQDNTHVEAIACIGSNHFYSDQPEIALRFYRRLLQMGVYNCQLFNNLGLCCFYAQQYDMTLSSFERALFLAENEEETADVWYNLGHVAVGIGDVNLAYQCFKLALVNNNDYAEAYNNLAVLEMRKGHIEQARAFLLTASSLAPHMYEPHFNFAVLSEKVGDLQRSYTAAQKSEEAFPGHVDTQQLIKQLKQHFAML, encoded by the exons GACCAGGAACATCTTTGAAACTCCCTGGAACTAGCCAAGGTGGAGGTCCCAGCCCAGCTGTTAG GCCAGTAACTCAATCAGGAAGGCCTATTACAGGATTTGTGAGACCCAGCACACAAAGTGGACGGCCAAGTACTGTGGAACAGGCTATAAAAACACCTCGAACAGGTCTCACAGCTCGTCCAATTACGAGTGCTTCTGGGAGATATGTCAGGCTAGGAACG gcTTCAATGCTAACAAATCCAGATGGCCCTTTCATAAATCTGTCTCGACTGAATTTAGCAAAATATGCTCAAAAACCCAAACTGGCAAAG GCATTGTTTGACTATATTTTTCACCACGAAAATGACGTAAAAAAT GCTCTAGATTTGGCAGCCCTTGCCACTGAGCACGCACAATTCAAAGACTGGTGGTGGAAAGTCCAAATTGGGAAGTGCTACTATAG GTTAGGATTATACCGTGAAGCCGAAAAACAGTTTAAGTCAGCTCTCAAGCAACAGGACATGGTTGATACAGTCTTGTATTTGGCAAAA GTGTATTTGCGCTTGGATCAGCCTGTAACAGCTTTGAACCTTTTCAAGCAAGGGTTAGATCGATTTCCTGGAGAAGTGGCTCTTATTTGTGGAATTGCCAGAATCTACGAG GAAATGAACAATATCTCCTCAGCTGCAGAGTACTATAAAGATGTCTTAAAACAAGACAATACTCATGTGGAAGCCATCGCATGCATTGGCAGTAACCATTTTTATTCGGACCAGCCTGAGATAGCTCTGCGGTTTTATAG ACGCCTCCTGCAAATGGGTGTTTATAACTGCCAACTTTTTAATAATCTGGGCCTCTGTTGCTTCTATGCCCAGCAATATGATATGACACTATCTTCATTTGAACGTGCACTGTTTTTGGCTGAAAATGAGGAGGAGACAGCAGATGTGTGGTACAACTTGGGACACGTGGCTGTG GGCATAGGAGACGTGAATCTGGCTTACCAGTGTTTCAAGCTAGCGTTAGTCAACAATAATGACTATGCGGAAGCTTACAACAACTTGGCTGTACTGGAAATGCGTAAAGGTCACATTGAACAG GCAAGAGCTTTTCTGCTGACTGCTTCTTCTTTAGCGCCTCATATGTATGAGCCCCATTTCAATTTTGCAGTGCTCTCAGAGAAG GTTGGAGATCTTCAGAGGAGTTACACAGCTGCTCAGAAGTCAGAAGAAGCATTTCCAGGCCATGTTGATACACAACAGCTTATCAAACAGTTAAAACAGCACTTTGCTATGCTCTGA